The Impatiens glandulifera chromosome 8, dImpGla2.1, whole genome shotgun sequence genome includes a window with the following:
- the LOC124912393 gene encoding B-box zinc finger protein 21-like produces the protein MKIQCDVCNKAAATVFCVADDAALCSDCDRSVHHANKLAGKHQRFSLLNPKQTPLCDICQEKRAFLFCQQDRAILCRDCDFSIHKVNEHKQTHNRFLLTGTKLSVESAVYSSAAADKSPTTTETTYLQPNLVTPTNYTTSPAPENGGGIVNLPISDYLIETLPGWHVDDFLDFSSSPFDFGKGGDLLMGDGGAVAGGRNECTAAAWSSENLGIWVPQASSPPLHPSQYTVIPQPNVALGGGGGGGGQINCGRNIKESKNLSKSMGKITKEGKSTVRKRVEDWSFTVPQISPQSLGSKRSRFAG, from the exons ATGAAGATTCAGTGCGACGTGTGCAATAAAGCCGCCGCAACCGTTTTCTGCGTCGCCGACGACGCCGCTCTATGCTCCGACTGCGACCGCAGCGTTCATCACGCAAACAAACTCGCCGGAAAACACCAACGTTTCTCTTTACTCAATCCTAAACAAACCCCTCTCTGCGACATCTGTCAA GAGAAAAGGGCTTTTTTGTTTTGTCAACAAGACAGGGCGATTCTATGCAGAGACTGTGATTTCTCTATTCATAAAGTCAATGAACATAAACAAACTCATAATCGATTTCTTCTCACCGGAACTAAACTCTCTGTCGAATCCGCCGTCTATTCATCCGCCGCCGCCGATAAATCTCCGACAACAACTGAAACCACATATCTACAGCCGAATCTCGTCACACCCACAAATTATACTACCTCGCCGGCGCCGGAAAACGGAGGAGGAATAGTAAACCTACCCATCTCTGATTATCTGATTGAAACTCTCCCCGGTTGGCATGTTGACGATTTCCTTGATTTCTCTTCTTCCCCATTTGATTTCGGCAAG GGTGGAGATTTGTTGATGGGCGACGGCGGCGCCGTCGCCGGCGGGAGGAATGAATGTACGGCGGCGGCGTGGTCGTCGGAGAATTTAGGGATATGGGTACCTCAGGCTTCATCTCCTCCTCTTCATCCATCTCAATATACTGTAATTCCTCAACCAAACGTGGCCttaggtggtggtggtggtggtggtggacaAATCAACTGTGGGAGGAACATTAAAGAAAGTAAGAATTTGAGTAAATCAATGGGTAAGATTACGAAGGAGGGTAAATCAACGGTCAGGAAACGAGTAGAAGATTGGAGTTTTACTGTCCCTCAGATCAGTCCTCAATCGCTCGGTTCTAAGAGATCCAGGTTTGCTGGGTAG
- the LOC124912584 gene encoding V-type proton ATPase 16 kDa proteolipid subunit — protein sequence MSSTFTGDETAPFFGFLGAAAALVFSCMGAAYGTAKSGVGVASMGVMRPELVMKSIVPVVMAGVLGIYGLIIAVIISTGINPKAKPYYLFDGYAHLSSGLACGLAGLAAGMAIGIVGDAGVRANAQQPKLFVGMILILIFAEALALYGLIVGIILSSRAGQSRAE from the exons atgTCTTCGACTTTCACCGGCGATGAAACGGCGCCATTCTTTGGCTTCCTTGGCGCCGCCGCTGCCTTAGTCTTCTCAT GTATGGGAGCAGCATACGGAACGGCGAAGAGCGGCGTTGGAGTCGCATCGATGGGAGTGATGAGGCCTGAGCTTGTTATGAAGTCAATTGTTCCTGTTGTTATGGCTGGAGTTTTAGGTATCTATGGATTGATTATTGCTGTTATTATTAGCACTGGAATTAATCCTAAGGCTAAGCCTTATTACCTTTTCGATGGATACGCTCATTTGTCTTCTGGTCTCGCTTGTGGCCTTGCTGGCCTTGCTGCCGGTATGGCAATTGGTATCGTTGGTGATGCTGGTGTCAG AGCTAACGCCCAGCAGCCGAAGCTTTTTGTTGGGATGATCCTTATTCTCATCTTTGCGGAAGCTCTTGCTCTTTATGGTCTTATTGTTGGCATCATTCTTTCTTCTCGAGCTGGACAATCTAGAGCCGAATAA